In one Thermaerobacter sp. PB12/4term genomic region, the following are encoded:
- the moeB gene encoding molybdopterin-synthase adenylyltransferase MoeB, translated as MLRVVEVYIPTPYRSITGEARLQVEATTVRELLEQLAQRYPDLRPRLFEGEAIAHHLNVYVNKREIRTLQGADTPLQDGDEVALIPAMAGGAGEPAAGPLLSEQQMERYSRHVRLPEVGVEGQRKLLDSKVAIVGAGALGSPAAIYLAAAGVGTIGIIDGDRVEVSNLHRQILYFDHDQGRPKTQAARRHLEDINPDVRVVEHGTFLNSQNALEILKDYDVVINGSDNFATRYLVNDACVLLGKPLVDASILRFEAQATVFMPGRGCYRCLFPAPPPPGMVPSCAEAGVLGALAGHMGTLQALEAIKILLGIGETLAERLLIYDALSASYQILHWQRNPNCPVCGDHPTITQLIDYEAFCGVPLPGSTAQRANGRLAAPAAPAAANGSGSRRAATGASRPEDEPVPAAAQAEARAQPAAAGAPPAGAAQVESAADGVAVLPDTSQGPAELSPVEARRLVDAGRVQIIDVRDPWEYERDHIPGAQLLPLSQLGARLEEIDPERPLLMVCEVGERSRLAAEFLHEAGFPAVYNLKGGMIAWRNYRLPVEAGSGR; from the coding sequence GTGTTGCGCGTGGTCGAGGTGTACATTCCCACGCCGTACCGGTCCATTACCGGGGAGGCGCGCTTGCAGGTCGAGGCGACCACCGTCCGGGAGCTCCTCGAGCAGCTGGCCCAGCGGTATCCCGACCTGCGCCCGCGGCTCTTCGAAGGCGAGGCCATTGCCCACCATCTCAACGTCTACGTCAACAAGCGGGAGATCCGGACCCTGCAGGGTGCCGACACCCCGTTGCAGGACGGCGACGAGGTGGCCCTGATCCCGGCCATGGCGGGCGGCGCCGGCGAGCCGGCCGCGGGGCCCCTCCTCAGCGAGCAGCAGATGGAGCGCTACTCCCGCCACGTCCGCCTGCCCGAGGTGGGCGTAGAGGGCCAGCGCAAGCTGCTGGACAGCAAGGTGGCCATCGTGGGGGCCGGGGCCCTGGGCTCGCCGGCGGCCATCTACCTGGCCGCAGCCGGCGTGGGCACCATCGGCATCATCGATGGCGACCGGGTGGAGGTCTCCAACCTCCACCGGCAGATCCTCTACTTCGACCATGACCAGGGGCGGCCCAAGACCCAGGCGGCCCGGCGCCACCTGGAGGACATCAACCCCGACGTGCGCGTGGTCGAGCACGGCACCTTCCTCAACTCCCAGAATGCGCTGGAGATCCTGAAGGATTACGATGTGGTGATCAACGGCAGCGACAACTTCGCCACCCGCTACCTGGTGAACGACGCCTGCGTGCTGCTGGGCAAGCCCCTGGTGGATGCCAGCATCCTGCGCTTCGAGGCGCAGGCCACGGTCTTCATGCCCGGGCGGGGCTGCTACCGCTGCCTCTTCCCCGCCCCGCCGCCGCCCGGTATGGTGCCCAGCTGCGCGGAGGCGGGGGTGCTGGGCGCCCTGGCCGGTCACATGGGGACGCTCCAGGCGCTGGAGGCCATCAAGATCCTGCTGGGCATCGGCGAGACCCTGGCAGAGAGGCTTCTCATCTACGACGCCCTCAGCGCCAGCTACCAGATCCTGCACTGGCAGCGCAACCCCAACTGCCCGGTGTGCGGGGATCACCCCACCATCACCCAGCTGATCGACTACGAGGCCTTCTGCGGCGTGCCCCTGCCGGGCAGCACGGCCCAGCGGGCCAACGGGCGCCTGGCCGCCCCGGCCGCGCCGGCGGCGGCGAACGGCTCCGGTAGCCGGCGGGCCGCAACGGGTGCGAGCCGGCCGGAGGACGAACCGGTCCCCGCTGCCGCCCAGGCGGAGGCCCGGGCGCAGCCGGCGGCAGCGGGCGCGCCCCCGGCGGGCGCGGCGCAGGTGGAATCCGCCGCGGACGGGGTGGCCGTCCTTCCCGACACCAGCCAGGGACCGGCGGAGCTCTCGCCGGTGGAGGCGCGGCGCCTGGTGGACGCGGGCCGGGTGCAGATCATCGACGTGCGGGACCCGTGGGAGTACGAGCGCGATCACATTCCGGGCGCCCAGCTCCTGCCCCTGTCCCAGCTGGGGGCACGGCTGGAAGAGATCGATCCGGAGCGACCGCTGCTCATGGTCTGCGAGGTGGGGGAGCGCAGCCGCCTGGCGGCCGAGTTCCTCCACGAAGCGGGGTTCCCGGCGGTATACAACCTCAAGGGCGGCATGATCGCCTGGCGCAATTACCGGCTGCCCGTGGAGGCGGGATCGGGGCGGTGA
- a CDS encoding Mov34/MPN/PAD-1 family protein: MSAKPGRPGRGGLEPGAGDPPPLVLPPALVAAMLDHARAEAPLEACGIVGGRQGQPVAFYPARNADRSPVRYTVDPEDQLRIFTTMEERGEELWAIFHSHPRSPAYPSATDVRYAYYPEAYYLIASLASEPPVLRAFRILEGTITEHPLVVHGGQASPRG, translated from the coding sequence GTGAGCGCGAAACCCGGGCGGCCCGGGCGCGGCGGGCTGGAGCCGGGGGCGGGGGACCCTCCCCCGCTGGTCCTTCCCCCTGCGCTGGTGGCGGCCATGCTGGACCATGCTCGGGCTGAGGCGCCGCTGGAAGCTTGCGGCATCGTGGGCGGGCGCCAGGGGCAGCCCGTGGCCTTCTACCCGGCGCGGAACGCCGACCGCTCCCCCGTCCGCTACACGGTGGATCCGGAGGACCAGCTGCGGATCTTCACCACCATGGAGGAGCGCGGCGAGGAGCTGTGGGCCATCTTCCACAGCCACCCCCGCTCGCCCGCTTACCCCTCGGCCACCGACGTGCGCTACGCCTATTACCCCGAGGCATACTACCTGATCGCTTCTCTGGCCTCGGAGCCGCCGGTGCTGCGGGCCTTCCGCATCCTCGAGGGCACCATCACCGAGCACCCGCTGGTGGTCCATGGCGGCCAGGCGTCGCCGCGGGGGTGA
- the spoIVA gene encoding stage IV sporulation protein A, whose translation MERYDIFQDIAERTGGDLYIGVVGPVRAGKSTFVKKFVELLVLPNIANEHDRQRTQDAIPQSGAGRTIMTAEPKFIPDEAVEIQVKEGLTVRVRLVDSVGFPVPGAIGYTEADGPRMVTTPWFEQDIPFEEAAVVGTRKIINEHSTLGIVVTTDGSFGEIPRENFVEAEQQVIRELKELGKPFVVLLNTADPLSPETAQLAETLAFDYDVQVIPIALNRVGERDLLVVLEQLLLEFPVRELVVRLPAWVEELDPDFWLRRHYAEAIQATVQNVERLRDVERAIDQLGEYQHIEKVELQELDLGTGVATVDVTVPEDLFWQVLGEISGMEIRGKETLVRLTRELSQAKAVYDRIGRSLEEADERGYAVVMPSLDDLVFEEPELVRKGGQFGVRLRASAPTLHLFRTVVSTEVAPMIGSEKQSQQLVNYLMEKFEDDPRKIWESDIFGKSLDELLKEGIEDKIRSMPENAQGKIREALERIANEGSGNLICIII comes from the coding sequence GTGGAGCGTTACGACATCTTTCAGGACATTGCCGAGCGCACCGGCGGCGACCTCTACATTGGCGTGGTCGGTCCGGTGCGGGCGGGGAAGTCCACCTTCGTGAAGAAGTTTGTGGAGCTGCTGGTCCTGCCCAACATCGCCAACGAGCACGACCGGCAGCGCACCCAGGATGCCATTCCCCAGAGCGGGGCCGGCCGCACCATCATGACGGCGGAGCCCAAGTTCATCCCCGACGAGGCGGTGGAGATCCAGGTCAAAGAGGGCCTGACGGTGCGGGTGCGGCTGGTGGATTCCGTCGGCTTCCCCGTCCCCGGGGCCATCGGCTACACCGAGGCCGACGGTCCGCGCATGGTGACCACCCCCTGGTTCGAGCAGGACATCCCCTTCGAAGAGGCCGCCGTGGTCGGCACGCGCAAGATCATCAACGAGCACTCCACCCTGGGCATCGTGGTGACCACCGACGGCAGCTTCGGCGAGATCCCGCGGGAGAATTTCGTCGAGGCGGAGCAACAGGTCATCCGCGAGCTGAAGGAGCTGGGGAAGCCCTTTGTGGTGCTGCTCAACACGGCGGACCCCCTGTCGCCGGAGACGGCCCAGCTGGCCGAGACCCTGGCCTTCGACTACGACGTGCAGGTCATCCCCATCGCCCTCAACCGGGTGGGGGAGCGGGACCTGCTGGTGGTGCTGGAGCAGCTGCTGCTGGAGTTCCCCGTGCGGGAGCTGGTGGTGCGGCTGCCGGCCTGGGTGGAGGAGCTGGATCCGGACTTCTGGCTGCGCCGTCACTACGCCGAGGCCATCCAGGCCACGGTCCAGAATGTGGAGCGCCTGCGGGACGTGGAGCGGGCCATTGACCAGCTGGGCGAGTACCAGCACATCGAGAAGGTGGAGCTGCAGGAGCTGGATCTGGGCACCGGGGTGGCCACGGTGGACGTGACGGTGCCGGAGGATCTCTTCTGGCAGGTTCTGGGCGAGATCAGCGGCATGGAGATCCGCGGCAAGGAGACCCTGGTCCGCCTGACCCGCGAGCTCAGCCAGGCCAAGGCCGTCTACGACCGCATCGGCCGCAGCCTGGAAGAGGCCGACGAACGCGGCTACGCCGTGGTGATGCCCTCCCTGGACGACCTGGTCTTCGAGGAGCCGGAGCTGGTGCGCAAGGGCGGCCAGTTCGGCGTCCGGCTGCGGGCCAGCGCGCCCACCCTGCACCTGTTCCGCACCGTGGTCAGCACCGAGGTGGCGCCCATGATCGGCTCCGAGAAGCAGTCCCAGCAGCTGGTCAACTACCTGATGGAGAAGTTCGAGGACGACCCGCGCAAGATCTGGGAATCCGACATCTTCGGCAAGTCCCTGGACGAACTGCTCAAGGAAGGCATCGAGGACAAGATCCGCTCTATGCCCGAAAACGCCCAGGGCAAGATCCGCGAAGCCCTCGAGCGCATCGCCAACGAGGGCAGCGGTAACCTGATCTGCATCATCATCTGA
- a CDS encoding ketopantoate reductase family protein: protein MRVVVAGAGAIGCLLGGLLAAGGHEVILVGRPDRLEPVARHGLVLDPLPGAPGNPPGPGAAAGRDGTGMAGAAPGAGPWAVAVVPSVWEAARGPAPDAVLVTVKMPALTQVLAQVAAAWPPAASSRPPLVVTFQNGIGAEEQAARLLGAGRVIAGTVTLSAALEGHRVHIYNARRGGIGLAPVPAPAARRPAGPAAGGPDREAILACRALAARWQATLPVPVITARDAATLKWSKLLLNLVGNAVGALLQWDVDRVFRHPLAAAVELRSLREAVAVARRAAPRLVDLPGYPVRLFARCVQWLPPTLFRTVVGPRAAGGRGGKLPSVALDVAAGRHPTETQALHGAVARTAASWGGEAPLCAALARLVDRAAADPAERARFRDRPDHLLAALRQEGAWPA, encoded by the coding sequence ATGCGGGTGGTGGTGGCCGGCGCCGGGGCCATCGGCTGCCTCCTGGGTGGCCTCCTGGCGGCCGGGGGGCACGAGGTGATCCTGGTGGGCCGGCCCGACCGCCTGGAGCCGGTGGCCCGCCACGGGCTGGTGCTGGACCCGCTACCCGGCGCCCCCGGCAACCCACCGGGACCGGGGGCGGCAGCGGGCCGGGACGGTACGGGGATGGCCGGCGCGGCCCCCGGGGCGGGCCCCTGGGCGGTGGCCGTGGTCCCGTCGGTGTGGGAGGCCGCCCGCGGCCCCGCTCCGGACGCCGTGCTGGTCACGGTGAAGATGCCTGCCCTGACCCAGGTCCTGGCCCAGGTGGCCGCTGCCTGGCCGCCCGCGGCCTCCTCCCGCCCTCCTCTGGTGGTCACCTTCCAGAACGGCATCGGCGCGGAAGAACAGGCCGCACGCCTTCTGGGCGCCGGCCGCGTCATCGCGGGCACCGTCACCCTGAGCGCCGCCCTGGAAGGCCACCGTGTCCACATCTACAATGCCCGCCGGGGCGGCATCGGCCTGGCTCCCGTGCCCGCCCCCGCGGCCCGGCGGCCGGCGGGCCCGGCCGCTGGGGGGCCGGACCGGGAGGCGATCCTGGCCTGCCGCGCCCTGGCCGCGCGGTGGCAGGCCACCCTGCCCGTGCCCGTGATCACGGCCCGCGACGCCGCAACCCTGAAGTGGTCCAAGCTGCTGCTCAACTTGGTGGGCAACGCCGTCGGTGCGCTGCTGCAGTGGGACGTGGACCGGGTCTTCCGCCACCCGCTGGCGGCGGCCGTCGAGCTGCGGAGCCTGCGGGAGGCGGTGGCCGTGGCCCGCCGGGCCGCCCCCCGGCTGGTCGACCTGCCGGGTTACCCGGTGCGCTTGTTTGCCCGTTGCGTCCAGTGGCTGCCCCCAACCCTGTTCCGCACGGTGGTCGGGCCCCGGGCCGCCGGCGGGCGGGGCGGCAAGCTGCCCTCCGTGGCCCTGGATGTGGCCGCCGGCCGGCATCCCACGGAAACCCAGGCGCTGCACGGGGCGGTGGCCCGGACGGCGGCCTCCTGGGGAGGCGAGGCGCCCCTCTGCGCAGCCCTGGCCCGGCTGGTGGACCGGGCGGCTGCCGACCCGGCCGAGCGGGCCCGTTTCCGCGACCGCCCCGATCACCTGCTGGCCGCCCTGCGCCAGGAAGGGGCCTGGCCTGCCTGA
- the plsY gene encoding glycerol-3-phosphate 1-O-acyltransferase PlsY: MGFLVGMGWWGMAVLGYLLGSLPFGLWLVRATRGVDIRRYGSGNIGTTNVLRVAGPRVAALVLLADAAKGWLPVVLARAAGLGEPAAVLAGVAAMAGHSWSIWLGGKGGKGVATGLGVLLGLDPRVALAAFGVWIGVVALSRYSSLGSMSAAASVPLWMTLWHAPAAHLVFGVAAALVVLVRHRANIRRLLRGEELPITLKIDPRRE, encoded by the coding sequence ATGGGTTTTTTGGTGGGTATGGGATGGTGGGGGATGGCCGTCCTGGGCTATTTGCTGGGCTCCCTGCCCTTCGGCCTCTGGCTCGTGCGGGCCACGCGGGGGGTTGACATCCGCCGCTACGGCAGCGGCAACATCGGCACCACCAACGTGCTGCGGGTGGCCGGACCGCGGGTGGCCGCCCTGGTCCTGCTGGCCGATGCCGCCAAGGGCTGGTTGCCCGTGGTCCTGGCCCGGGCGGCGGGCCTCGGCGAACCGGCGGCGGTGCTGGCCGGCGTGGCCGCCATGGCCGGGCACAGCTGGTCCATCTGGCTGGGCGGCAAGGGCGGCAAGGGGGTCGCCACGGGGCTGGGCGTGCTGCTGGGACTGGACCCGCGGGTGGCCCTGGCCGCCTTCGGCGTCTGGATCGGGGTGGTGGCGCTGAGCCGGTACTCGTCCCTGGGCTCCATGAGCGCCGCCGCCAGCGTGCCCCTCTGGATGACCCTCTGGCATGCCCCCGCGGCCCACCTGGTCTTCGGGGTCGCCGCCGCCCTGGTGGTGCTGGTGCGGCACCGGGCCAACATCCGCCGCCTGCTCCGGGGCGAAGAGCTGCCCATCACGCTGAAGATCGACCCGCGGAGGGAATAG
- the der gene encoding ribosome biogenesis GTPase Der, whose translation MKPVVAIVGRPNVGKSTLFNRIIERRLAIEDDVPGVTRDRLYADTDWAGREFTLVDTGGLAEGDDPLTVQVRRQVEAAVREADLLIMVVDGQAGVTPADEEVARLLRQSRKPTILAVNKVDDARWDGVQYDFFRLGLGEPIPVAAGPGRNVGDLLDAVVRGLPAPPADEPGDAGGRGPWGETGEIAVAIVGRPNVGKSSLVNRLLGEERVVVSDIPGTTRDAVDVLWRRGERVFRFIDTAGLRRKSRVKDDVEFYSTLRTQRALARADVACLVLDARDPATEQDKRIAGMILEEGKACVLAVNKWDLVVKGPDTADQYREALYREYDFLQFAPVVFLSALTGQRVDRLVEVLAGAAENHRRRVPEPVLRKVLDDALLVHEPPSRKGRRLRIHRVRQVADRPPTFLFLVNDPEIVHFSFERFLENVLRQAFDFTGTPVRLIFRAPARGKGAAADD comes from the coding sequence GTGAAACCCGTGGTGGCCATCGTCGGGCGGCCCAACGTGGGCAAGTCGACCCTGTTCAACCGCATCATCGAGCGTCGCCTGGCCATCGAGGACGACGTGCCCGGCGTCACCCGCGACCGCCTCTACGCCGACACGGACTGGGCGGGCCGGGAGTTCACCCTGGTGGACACCGGCGGCCTGGCCGAAGGGGACGACCCGCTGACCGTGCAGGTTCGGCGGCAGGTGGAAGCGGCCGTGCGGGAGGCCGACCTGCTGATCATGGTGGTGGACGGCCAGGCCGGCGTCACCCCCGCCGACGAAGAGGTCGCCCGCCTTCTCCGCCAGTCCCGCAAGCCCACCATCCTGGCCGTGAACAAGGTGGACGACGCCCGCTGGGACGGCGTCCAGTATGACTTCTTCCGCCTCGGCCTGGGCGAGCCGATCCCGGTGGCTGCGGGCCCGGGGCGCAACGTGGGCGACCTGCTGGATGCCGTGGTGCGCGGGCTGCCCGCTCCTCCGGCGGACGAACCCGGCGACGCCGGGGGCCGCGGCCCCTGGGGCGAGACGGGAGAGATCGCCGTAGCCATCGTGGGGCGGCCCAACGTGGGTAAGTCGTCGCTGGTCAACCGGCTGCTGGGCGAGGAGCGGGTGGTGGTCAGCGACATCCCCGGGACCACCCGGGACGCGGTGGACGTGCTCTGGCGCCGCGGCGAGCGGGTGTTCCGGTTCATCGACACCGCCGGCCTGAGGCGCAAGAGCCGGGTCAAGGACGACGTGGAGTTCTACAGCACCCTCCGGACCCAGCGCGCCCTGGCGCGTGCCGACGTGGCCTGCCTGGTGCTGGACGCCCGGGACCCGGCCACCGAACAGGACAAGCGCATCGCCGGCATGATCCTGGAAGAAGGCAAGGCCTGCGTGCTGGCGGTGAACAAGTGGGACCTGGTGGTCAAGGGGCCCGATACCGCCGACCAGTACCGGGAAGCCCTGTACCGGGAGTACGACTTCCTGCAGTTTGCTCCCGTCGTGTTCCTCTCGGCGCTGACGGGGCAGCGGGTGGACCGCCTGGTCGAGGTGCTGGCCGGCGCCGCGGAGAACCACCGGCGCCGCGTGCCCGAACCTGTGTTGCGCAAGGTGCTGGATGACGCCCTGCTGGTCCACGAGCCTCCCTCCCGCAAGGGCCGGCGCCTGCGCATCCACCGGGTGCGCCAGGTGGCGGATCGGCCGCCGACCTTCCTGTTCCTGGTCAACGACCCCGAGATCGTCCACTTTTCCTTCGAACGGTTCCTCGAGAACGTCCTGCGCCAGGCCTTCGACTTCACGGGAACGCCGGTGCGGCTGATCTTCCGGGCGCCTGCGAGGGGCAAGGGAGCAGCCGCCGACGACTGA
- a CDS encoding DUF3189 family protein, producing the protein MTGGPGGAGSRLPAAAEEGAWKGPGSGQPAGGPPLVVYYCYGGTHTSVVSAALHLDLLDPRRPPETAELLRLDFFDRNEREEHGRLLPMGHGSGTDGVFVLGAEGAGDALARWCLGLLALAGDPHRWLFVNVLPEVNLAMKIAGFVSRRLGWRRLARPLLIQGVRAAFPHLVQRVEGARRAAAQGQAGILYPEHRPAGAPGRRHDGVAGPACRSPGPPAGPGRAVDPAPAGPGDRAVFYVAGGTAHRALLAAYLHLGRLDPRRAPRPGEVAGLPLLAIPEAAEAGRIFRVGTDSRGRQVLAAGAGGPDYLAVRAAGSLRALGYLGGRGAPQLPGVLDQGPLPAWRFVPVGDSLAWWEKPWLARPAEAGFDGGTPPVRGSKPRPEPPGNAGGGWRWRWQVRAWTRRWHRLAELVESVRQAP; encoded by the coding sequence GTGACCGGAGGCCCGGGTGGTGCCGGCAGCCGCCTCCCGGCCGCGGCGGAGGAAGGGGCATGGAAGGGGCCGGGGAGCGGGCAGCCTGCCGGCGGCCCGCCGCTGGTGGTCTACTACTGTTACGGGGGCACCCACACATCGGTGGTGTCGGCGGCCCTGCACCTGGACCTGCTTGATCCGCGCCGTCCCCCCGAGACGGCCGAGCTCCTGCGGCTCGACTTCTTCGACCGCAACGAGCGGGAGGAACACGGGCGCCTGCTGCCCATGGGCCACGGCAGCGGTACCGACGGTGTGTTCGTGCTGGGCGCCGAGGGGGCCGGCGATGCCCTGGCCCGCTGGTGTCTTGGCCTTCTGGCCCTGGCCGGCGATCCCCACCGCTGGCTGTTTGTCAACGTGCTGCCGGAGGTCAACCTGGCCATGAAGATCGCCGGGTTCGTCTCCCGGCGGCTGGGCTGGCGCCGGCTGGCGCGGCCCCTGCTGATCCAGGGCGTGCGGGCGGCCTTTCCCCACCTGGTCCAGCGGGTGGAGGGGGCGCGGCGGGCGGCGGCCCAGGGCCAGGCCGGTATCCTGTACCCGGAGCATCGCCCCGCCGGGGCACCCGGCCGGCGGCACGACGGGGTTGCCGGGCCGGCGTGCCGCTCCCCCGGACCGCCGGCCGGACCCGGCCGCGCGGTGGACCCGGCACCGGCCGGCCCGGGCGACCGGGCGGTGTTCTACGTGGCGGGAGGAACGGCCCACCGGGCCCTCCTGGCAGCCTACCTGCACCTGGGCCGGCTCGACCCGCGGCGGGCGCCGCGCCCCGGGGAGGTGGCCGGCCTGCCCCTGCTGGCCATACCCGAAGCGGCGGAAGCAGGGCGCATCTTCCGGGTAGGAACCGATTCTCGCGGGCGCCAGGTTCTGGCGGCGGGGGCCGGCGGGCCGGACTACCTGGCCGTACGTGCTGCCGGCTCGCTCCGCGCCCTGGGTTACCTGGGAGGCCGCGGGGCGCCGCAGCTTCCTGGCGTGCTGGACCAGGGGCCCCTGCCGGCCTGGCGGTTCGTCCCCGTGGGAGACAGCCTGGCTTGGTGGGAGAAGCCGTGGCTGGCCAGACCCGCCGAGGCCGGGTTCGACGGCGGCACCCCGCCCGTTCGCGGCAGCAAACCCCGGCCGGAGCCGCCAGGGAATGCCGGTGGCGGCTGGCGGTGGCGCTGGCAGGTGCGGGCATGGACCCGCCGCTGGCACCGGCTGGCCGAACTGGTGGAATCGGTACGCCAGGCGCCCTGA
- the rpsA gene encoding 30S ribosomal protein S1, whose amino-acid sequence MDQIRDPQAADREGTPGAAPEQEVTPASPEPHLSPAAVEAAAGATEALAQLKQEAEESAEAAAEREAGVAETEGADRPAGQPEGEPGDARSPGEAPAAAAGEPGGAVPETPGPQGDGAGGTPAAAAGEGPAAAGDGDREAATSPAGGPAAETAGAARGTMDEQLAPTRLSRGQVVTGTVVQVADDHVLVDVGHKSDGTIPRNELRLLGGKQPEEVYQVGQEIPVVVLGFTDKGEGGLLLSHRRAVEREAWDALRRAYEAGEPIEVPVVEQVKGGLVCDAGVRAFMPASHVERGYVADLSHYVGTTVRAKIIEFDRNKRRVILSRKELLEEEARRRAEETLASLEEGQVRTGVVKGLTDFGAFIDLGGVDGLLHVSEMHWGRIDHPRDLLKEGDTIQVKVLKVDRERGRISLSLKELMPDPWSDVERRYPVGATVKGTVVRLVPFGAFVRLEPGVEGLVHISQLADHRVESPDEVVHEGQEVEVRVLRVQPEERRISLSMRSPAEPRRPRTERPRRSPERPQSQAQESTPAGDAGGITIGEMFGDLLEETRDRLAGEGE is encoded by the coding sequence ATGGACCAGATCCGCGATCCACAGGCGGCGGACCGGGAAGGGACTCCCGGCGCCGCGCCGGAACAGGAGGTGACGCCCGCCAGCCCGGAGCCGCACCTGAGCCCGGCGGCGGTAGAGGCCGCCGCGGGGGCGACGGAAGCCCTGGCGCAGCTGAAGCAGGAGGCCGAGGAATCCGCCGAGGCCGCCGCTGAGCGGGAGGCCGGCGTGGCCGAGACCGAAGGCGCCGACCGGCCGGCGGGCCAGCCCGAGGGCGAGCCCGGCGACGCCCGGTCGCCGGGGGAGGCGCCCGCCGCTGCAGCCGGCGAGCCGGGCGGTGCCGTCCCCGAAACCCCGGGTCCCCAGGGCGACGGCGCTGGTGGAACGCCAGCCGCCGCGGCAGGGGAAGGGCCGGCCGCAGCCGGCGACGGAGACCGGGAGGCGGCGACCTCACCCGCCGGGGGTCCGGCTGCGGAAACGGCTGGAGCGGCCCGCGGAACCATGGATGAGCAGCTGGCGCCAACCCGCCTGAGCCGCGGGCAGGTGGTGACGGGCACGGTAGTGCAGGTGGCCGACGATCACGTCCTGGTGGACGTGGGTCACAAGTCCGACGGCACGATCCCCCGGAACGAGCTGCGGCTGCTGGGCGGCAAGCAACCCGAAGAGGTCTACCAGGTGGGCCAGGAGATCCCCGTGGTCGTCCTGGGCTTCACCGACAAGGGTGAAGGGGGCCTGCTGCTCTCCCACCGGCGGGCGGTGGAGCGGGAGGCCTGGGACGCCCTGCGGCGGGCTTACGAGGCCGGCGAGCCCATCGAGGTGCCGGTGGTCGAACAGGTGAAGGGCGGCCTGGTCTGCGACGCCGGGGTCCGCGCCTTCATGCCCGCCTCCCACGTGGAGCGAGGCTACGTGGCCGACCTCAGCCATTACGTGGGCACCACGGTGCGGGCCAAGATCATCGAATTCGACCGCAACAAGCGGCGGGTGATCCTCTCCCGCAAGGAGCTGCTGGAGGAGGAAGCCCGGCGCCGGGCGGAGGAAACCCTGGCCAGCCTGGAGGAAGGCCAGGTGCGCACCGGCGTGGTCAAGGGCCTCACCGACTTCGGCGCCTTCATCGACCTGGGCGGGGTGGATGGGCTGCTCCACGTCTCGGAGATGCACTGGGGCCGCATCGACCATCCCCGGGACCTGCTGAAGGAAGGCGACACCATCCAGGTCAAGGTGCTCAAGGTCGACCGGGAGCGGGGCCGCATCTCCCTCAGCCTGAAGGAACTCATGCCCGACCCCTGGAGCGACGTGGAGCGGCGCTACCCCGTGGGGGCGACGGTCAAGGGCACTGTGGTCCGCCTGGTCCCCTTCGGCGCCTTCGTGCGGCTGGAGCCCGGGGTGGAAGGCCTGGTCCACATCTCCCAGCTGGCCGACCACCGGGTGGAGTCGCCCGACGAGGTGGTCCACGAGGGTCAGGAAGTGGAGGTGCGGGTGCTGCGGGTCCAGCCGGAGGAGCGGCGCATCAGCCTGAGCATGCGCTCGCCGGCCGAGCCGCGGCGGCCCCGGACCGAGCGGCCGCGGCGGTCACCCGAACGTCCCCAGTCCCAGGCGCAGGAATCGACCCCGGCTGGTGACGCGGGCGGGATCACCATCGGCGAGATGTTCGGCGATCTGCTGGAGGAGACCCGCGACCGGCTGGCAGGCGAAGGGGAATGA
- a CDS encoding 1-acyl-sn-glycerol-3-phosphate acyltransferase — MLYRFAKGLFWLVFALGYRWDVRGLENVPARGPLLVIANHFSWLDPPLVGTVLPRKVHFMAKQELFHSPVAAWVLRRLGAFPVRRGQPDRWALRHALTLLDQGKVVGLFPEGTRSRGPLRPFEPGAALLAVKSGAPVLPVAITGPYRLGRRVRVRIGRPFRVDRAGGEGTIEAVAERMREAIAALLDEPAPAGSPRRRIPVG; from the coding sequence GTGCTGTACCGGTTTGCCAAAGGGCTGTTCTGGCTGGTCTTCGCCCTGGGGTACCGCTGGGATGTGCGCGGGCTGGAGAACGTACCGGCCCGGGGACCGCTGCTGGTGATCGCCAACCATTTCAGCTGGCTCGACCCGCCGCTGGTGGGTACGGTGTTGCCGCGAAAGGTGCATTTTATGGCCAAGCAAGAACTGTTCCACAGCCCGGTGGCGGCCTGGGTCCTGCGGCGCCTGGGGGCGTTCCCGGTACGCCGGGGCCAGCCCGACCGCTGGGCCCTGCGCCACGCCCTGACCCTGCTCGACCAGGGCAAGGTGGTCGGCCTCTTCCCGGAAGGGACCCGCAGCCGGGGCCCGCTGCGGCCCTTTGAACCGGGTGCCGCCCTGCTGGCGGTGAAGTCCGGTGCGCCGGTGCTGCCGGTGGCCATCACCGGCCCCTACCGGCTGGGCCGCCGGGTCCGGGTCCGCATCGGGCGCCCCTTCCGGGTGGATCGGGCCGGAGGGGAGGGGACCATCGAGGCGGTGGCAGAAAGGATGCGCGAGGCCATTGCGGCGCTGCTGGATGAACCCGCTCCGGCGGGGTCGCCACGACGCCGCATCCCTGTAGGTTAA